Proteins from a single region of Pseudomonas phenolilytica:
- the mlaE gene encoding lipid asymmetry maintenance ABC transporter permease subunit MlaE, translating to MRKRSLLDRIALLGRAGLDVLAALGRSTIFLVHALFGRSGLRNGLALLIRQLYSVGVLSLAIIVVSGIFIGMVLALQGYNILSSYGSEQAVGQMVALTLLRELGPVVTALLFAGRAGSALAAEIGNMKSTEQLSSLEMIGVDPLKYIIAPRLWAGFISLPLLTLIFNVVGIWGGAMVAVDWLGVYEGSYWVNMQNSVDFRSDVLNGVIKSLVFALVVTWIAVFQGYDCEPTSEGISRATTRTVVYASLAVLGLDFILTALMFGDF from the coding sequence ATGCGTAAGCGTTCGCTGTTGGACAGGATCGCCCTGCTCGGTCGCGCGGGGCTCGATGTGCTCGCGGCACTGGGGCGCTCGACGATCTTTCTGGTCCACGCGCTGTTCGGCCGTAGCGGGCTACGCAACGGCCTGGCGCTGCTGATCAGGCAGCTCTACTCGGTGGGTGTGTTGTCGCTGGCGATCATCGTCGTGTCTGGCATCTTCATCGGCATGGTTCTGGCGCTGCAGGGCTACAACATCCTCAGTAGTTACGGCTCGGAACAGGCGGTCGGCCAGATGGTCGCTCTGACCCTGCTGCGCGAGCTTGGGCCGGTGGTTACGGCCCTGCTGTTCGCGGGTCGTGCGGGCTCGGCGCTGGCGGCCGAGATCGGCAACATGAAGTCCACCGAACAGTTGTCGAGCCTGGAGATGATCGGGGTCGATCCGCTCAAGTACATCATCGCACCGCGCTTGTGGGCAGGCTTCATCTCGTTGCCGCTGCTGACGCTGATCTTCAATGTGGTCGGCATCTGGGGTGGGGCAATGGTTGCCGTTGATTGGCTCGGTGTTTATGAGGGGTCGTACTGGGTCAACATGCAGAACAGTGTCGACTTCCGCTCGGATGTGCTCAACGGCGTGATCAAAAGCCTGGTGTTCGCGCTAGTAGTGACCTGGATCGCGGTGTTTCAGGGCTATGACTGCGAGCCGACCTCCGAAGGGATCAGCCGGGCCACGACGCGTACCGTGGTATACGCCTCGTTGGCGGTGCTGGGCCTCGATTTCATTCTGACCGCGTTGATGTTTGGAGATTTCTGA
- a CDS encoding Nif3-like dinuclear metal center hexameric protein has product MSVALTTLVAECDRYLNVAKIADYCPNGLQVEGRAQVRRIVSGVTASQALLDAAVEVQADVVLVHHGYFWKNEDARIVGMKQRRLKTLLNHDISLLAYHLPLDVHPEVGNNAQLARVLGLRVEGALEPDNPKSVGLVGSLRAPMSPVEFQRQVHQALGREPLLIDGQRPIQRIAWCTGGAQGYIEQAVAAGVDAYLTGEISEPTVHIARENGLSFFAAGHHATERYGVQALGDYLATQFGIEHRFIDCANPA; this is encoded by the coding sequence ATGTCCGTTGCGCTTACGACACTGGTCGCCGAGTGTGATCGTTATCTGAATGTGGCGAAGATCGCCGACTATTGCCCCAACGGTCTGCAAGTCGAAGGCCGGGCGCAAGTGCGGCGTATCGTCAGCGGCGTGACGGCCAGCCAGGCGCTGCTGGACGCTGCGGTCGAGGTGCAGGCTGACGTGGTGCTGGTGCATCACGGCTATTTTTGGAAGAACGAGGACGCGCGCATCGTCGGCATGAAGCAGCGGCGGCTGAAGACGTTGCTGAACCACGACATCAGTCTGCTCGCCTACCACCTGCCGCTGGATGTGCATCCGGAAGTCGGCAACAACGCGCAGCTCGCGCGGGTGCTGGGCTTGCGCGTCGAGGGGGCGCTGGAGCCGGATAATCCGAAATCAGTGGGGCTGGTCGGCTCGCTGCGTGCGCCCATGTCGCCGGTGGAATTCCAGCGCCAGGTGCACCAGGCGCTCGGCCGCGAACCGCTGTTGATTGATGGGCAGCGACCGATCCAGCGTATCGCCTGGTGCACCGGCGGCGCGCAGGGTTATATAGAGCAGGCGGTGGCCGCCGGCGTCGATGCCTACCTGACTGGCGAAATATCCGAGCCGACGGTACACATCGCGCGTGAGAATGGATTGAGTTTTTTCGCCGCCGGGCATCACGCCACCGAGCGCTATGGCGTGCAGGCGCTGGGCGACTATCTGGCCACGCAATTCGGCATCGAGCACCGCTTCATCGATTGCGCCAACCCGGCCTGA
- the murA gene encoding UDP-N-acetylglucosamine 1-carboxyvinyltransferase, which translates to MDKLIITGGARLDGEIRISGAKNSALPILAATLLADTPVTVCNLPHLHDITTMIELFGRMGVQPVIDEKLSVEVDASSIKTLVAPYELVKTMRASILVLGPMVARFGEAEVALPGGCAIGSRPVDLHIRGLEAMGAQIEVEGGYIKAKAPAGGLRGATFFFDTVSVTGTENIMMAAALANGRSVLENAAREPEVVDLANFLNAMGAKVSGAGTDTIVIDGVKRLGGGRYSVMPDRIETGTYLVAAAATGGRVRLKDTDATLLEAVLHKLVEAGAHIDSGSNWIELDMKGKRPKAVNVRTAPYPAFPTDMQAQFIALNAIAEGTGTVIETVFENRFMHVYEMNRMGAQILVEGNTAIVTGVDRLKGAPVMATDLRASASLVIAGLVAEGDTLIDRIYHIDRGYECIEEKLQLLGAKIRRVPG; encoded by the coding sequence ATGGATAAACTGATTATTACCGGTGGTGCTCGCCTCGATGGCGAGATTCGCATTTCCGGCGCGAAGAACTCCGCCCTGCCGATTCTGGCTGCGACCCTGCTGGCCGACACGCCGGTCACCGTCTGCAACCTACCGCACCTGCACGACATCACCACGATGATCGAGCTGTTCGGACGCATGGGTGTTCAGCCAGTCATCGACGAAAAACTCAGCGTCGAGGTGGACGCCAGCAGTATCAAGACGCTGGTCGCGCCCTATGAGCTGGTCAAGACCATGCGTGCATCGATCCTGGTGCTCGGCCCGATGGTCGCGCGCTTCGGCGAGGCTGAAGTGGCATTGCCGGGTGGTTGTGCCATCGGTTCGCGCCCGGTAGACCTGCACATTCGCGGTCTGGAGGCGATGGGGGCGCAGATCGAGGTCGAAGGCGGTTACATCAAGGCCAAGGCACCGGCTGGCGGCCTGCGCGGCGCAACCTTCTTCTTCGATACCGTGAGCGTCACCGGCACCGAGAACATCATGATGGCTGCTGCCCTGGCCAACGGTCGCAGCGTGCTGGAAAACGCCGCGCGCGAACCGGAAGTGGTCGATCTGGCCAATTTCCTCAATGCGATGGGGGCCAAGGTTTCCGGTGCGGGCACAGACACCATCGTCATCGACGGCGTCAAGCGCCTCGGTGGCGGCCGCTACAGCGTCATGCCCGATCGTATCGAGACCGGCACCTATCTGGTAGCTGCGGCAGCGACTGGCGGCCGTGTGCGCCTGAAGGATACCGACGCCACGCTGCTTGAGGCAGTGCTGCACAAGCTGGTTGAGGCTGGCGCGCACATCGACAGCGGCAGCAACTGGATCGAGCTGGATATGAAGGGCAAGCGGCCGAAGGCCGTCAACGTGCGTACCGCACCTTACCCAGCATTCCCCACCGACATGCAGGCGCAGTTCATTGCCCTCAACGCCATCGCCGAAGGCACTGGCACGGTGATCGAGACGGTGTTCGAAAATCGCTTCATGCATGTTTACGAAATGAACCGCATGGGCGCGCAGATCCTCGTCGAAGGCAATACCGCCATCGTGACCGGTGTCGATCGGCTCAAGGGCGCGCCGGTGATGGCGACCGACCTGCGCGCATCGGCGAGCCTGGTGATCGCCGGCCTCGTGGCCGAGGGCGATACCCTGATCGATCGCATCTACCACATTGACCGTGGCTACGAGTGCATCGAGGAGAAGCTGCAGTTGCTGGGGGCGAAGATTCGCCGCGTTCCGGGCTGA
- a CDS encoding phosphate-starvation-inducible protein PsiE: protein MSLRWAERMRDQLHGLAEALGNLLVEGFHYLALFAIGGVTAWAAFLAFLGMVEKGHITVDDILLLFIYLELGAMVGIYFKTNHMPVRFLIYVAITALTRLLISDISHHHRPDMGVVYVSGAILLLALAILVVRFASSRFPAVQSDSGRHARRPERDQAAETLE from the coding sequence ATGAGTCTGCGCTGGGCCGAACGCATGCGCGACCAGCTTCATGGCCTGGCCGAAGCGCTGGGCAACCTGCTGGTCGAGGGGTTTCATTATCTTGCGTTGTTCGCTATCGGTGGCGTGACGGCGTGGGCGGCTTTCCTGGCCTTCCTCGGCATGGTCGAGAAGGGGCATATTACGGTCGACGATATTCTGCTGCTGTTCATCTACCTCGAGCTGGGCGCGATGGTCGGCATCTATTTCAAGACCAACCACATGCCGGTGCGCTTCCTGATCTATGTGGCGATTACCGCGCTAACCCGACTGTTGATCTCTGATATTTCCCATCACCATCGCCCGGACATGGGCGTCGTCTACGTGTCTGGCGCGATCCTGCTGCTGGCGCTGGCGATTCTGGTGGTGCGCTTTGCCTCATCGCGCTTCCCGGCGGTGCAAAGCGATAGCGGCCGCCACGCGCGGCGTCCTGAACGCGACCAGGCGGCCGAGACGCTGGAATGA
- a CDS encoding MlaC/ttg2D family ABC transporter substrate-binding protein: MMTALRRGLLVLLAVLPLFAQAAVSPHQLIQQTTDRLLADLKANKEQYRSDPSAFYDALNGILGPVVDAEGISRSIMTVKYSRSATPEQMARFQENFKRSLMQFYGNALLEYNNQQIRVLPPTGKQDGKRTSVGMEVVGRQGEVYPVSYTMVNDGEWRVRNVIINGINIGKLFRDQFADSMQKNGGDLDKTIDGWAEVVARAKDTSAGQQASGNE, from the coding sequence ATGATGACTGCCCTGCGTCGCGGGCTGCTGGTTCTGCTGGCCGTACTGCCGCTGTTTGCCCAGGCGGCGGTGAGCCCGCACCAGCTGATTCAGCAGACCACCGATCGGCTGCTGGCCGATCTGAAAGCCAACAAGGAGCAGTACCGCAGCGATCCTTCGGCGTTCTACGATGCGCTGAACGGCATTCTCGGGCCGGTCGTGGATGCCGAAGGCATTTCGCGCAGCATCATGACTGTCAAATACTCGCGCAGCGCTACACCCGAGCAGATGGCGCGCTTTCAAGAAAACTTCAAACGCAGCCTGATGCAGTTCTACGGCAATGCCCTGCTCGAATACAACAACCAGCAGATCCGCGTTTTGCCGCCGACCGGCAAACAGGACGGCAAGCGTACCAGCGTCGGCATGGAAGTGGTCGGGCGCCAGGGCGAGGTCTACCCGGTTTCCTACACGATGGTTAACGACGGCGAATGGCGTGTGCGCAACGTGATCATCAACGGCATCAACATTGGCAAGCTGTTCCGCGACCAGTTCGCTGACTCGATGCAGAAGAATGGTGGCGATCTGGACAAGACCATCGATGGTTGGGCCGAGGTCGTGGCTCGCGCCAAGGACACGTCGGCCGGTCAGCAGGCCAGCGGAAATGAATGA
- the hisD gene encoding histidinol dehydrogenase — translation MTVPAAIRRLNAADADFARHLDHLLSWESVSDDGVNARVLEIIQAVRTRGDAALVELTQRFDGLEVSSMADLILPRARLEQALERITPEQRKALELAADRVRIYHERQKQDSWTYTEADGTVLGQKVTPLDRAGLYVPGGKASYPSSVLMNAIPAKVAGVPEVVMVVPTPRGEVNELVLAAACIAGVDRVFTIGGAQAVAALAYGTESVPPVDKIVGPGNIYVATAKRHVFGQVGIDMIAGPSEILVVCDGQTDPDWIAMDLFSQAEHDEDAQSILVSPDAAFLDRVAESIARLLPTLERADIARTSIESRGALIQVADMAQAIEVANRIAPEHLELSVENPEQYLEQIRHAGAIFMGRYTAEALGDYCAGPNHVLPTSGTARFSSPLGVYDFQKRSSIINCSAEGASQLGKVASVLARGESLTAHARSAEYRIK, via the coding sequence ATGACCGTTCCCGCCGCTATTCGCCGACTCAATGCTGCCGATGCCGATTTCGCCCGGCATCTGGATCATCTGCTGAGCTGGGAAAGCGTCTCCGATGACGGTGTGAATGCGCGAGTGCTGGAGATCATCCAGGCAGTGCGCACCCGCGGCGATGCGGCACTGGTAGAGCTGACCCAACGCTTCGACGGTCTGGAAGTTTCCAGCATGGCCGACCTGATCCTGCCGCGCGCGCGCCTAGAGCAGGCGCTGGAGCGCATCACGCCGGAGCAGCGCAAGGCGCTGGAGCTGGCTGCCGACCGGGTGCGCATCTATCACGAGCGGCAGAAGCAGGATTCCTGGACCTATACCGAGGCCGACGGCACGGTACTCGGACAGAAAGTCACCCCGCTGGACCGCGCCGGCCTCTACGTGCCGGGCGGCAAAGCGTCCTATCCGTCGTCGGTGCTGATGAATGCCATCCCGGCCAAGGTTGCCGGCGTGCCTGAAGTGGTAATGGTGGTGCCGACTCCGCGCGGCGAGGTCAATGAGCTGGTGTTGGCCGCAGCCTGCATCGCCGGGGTGGATCGTGTGTTCACCATCGGCGGCGCGCAGGCTGTAGCTGCGCTGGCCTATGGCACCGAAAGCGTGCCGCCGGTGGACAAGATCGTCGGTCCCGGCAACATCTACGTCGCCACGGCCAAGCGTCATGTGTTCGGCCAGGTCGGTATCGACATGATCGCCGGCCCGTCGGAGATTCTCGTGGTCTGCGATGGACAGACCGACCCGGATTGGATCGCGATGGACCTGTTCTCCCAGGCCGAACACGACGAGGATGCGCAGTCTATTTTGGTCAGCCCGGACGCGGCGTTCCTTGATCGCGTCGCCGAGAGCATTGCCCGGCTGCTGCCGACGCTGGAGCGTGCCGACATTGCGCGTACCTCCATCGAAAGTCGCGGCGCGCTGATCCAGGTCGCCGACATGGCTCAGGCCATCGAAGTGGCCAACCGCATCGCTCCTGAGCACCTGGAGCTGTCGGTGGAAAATCCCGAGCAGTACCTGGAGCAGATCCGCCATGCCGGAGCGATCTTCATGGGTCGCTACACCGCCGAGGCGCTGGGCGACTATTGCGCCGGTCCCAACCACGTGTTGCCGACCTCCGGCACTGCGCGCTTCTCCTCGCCGCTGGGCGTGTACGACTTCCAGAAGCGCTCGTCGATCATCAATTGCTCGGCCGAGGGCGCTTCGCAGCTGGGTAAGGTCGCATCGGTACTGGCGCGCGGCGAGTCGTTGACCGCTCACGCGCGCAGCGCCGAGTACCGCATCAAGTAA
- the hisC gene encoding histidinol-phosphate transaminase: protein MSRFWSPFVKDLVPYVPGEQPKLSKLVKLNTNENPYGPSPRAIAAMQEEVGDDLRLYPDPNGERLKQAVADYYGVQPNQVFVGNGSDEVLAHAFHGLFQHGRPLLFPDVTYSFYPVYCGLYGIAYETIALDEQFRIDVADYARPNGGIIFPNPNAPTGCLLPLDAIERLLQVNCDSVVLVDEAYVDFGGQSAIALIDRYPNLLVTQTLSKSRSLAGLRVGLAVGHPELIEALERIKNSFNSYPLDRIAIAGAAAAFEDRAYFEQTCQQVIASREQVVAAMTALGFEVLPSSANFIFARHPQHDAGGLAAGLREQGVIVRHFRQPRIEQFLRITIGTPEQNQALLAALGGLCRRA from the coding sequence ATGAGCAGATTCTGGAGCCCCTTCGTCAAGGACCTGGTGCCCTATGTCCCGGGCGAACAGCCGAAGCTGAGCAAGCTGGTCAAGCTCAATACCAACGAGAACCCCTACGGCCCGTCGCCGCGGGCGATCGCTGCGATGCAGGAGGAAGTCGGCGACGACCTGCGCCTGTACCCCGACCCCAACGGCGAGCGCCTCAAACAGGCGGTAGCCGACTATTACGGCGTGCAGCCGAACCAGGTGTTCGTTGGCAACGGTTCCGACGAGGTGCTTGCACATGCCTTCCACGGCCTGTTCCAGCACGGACGTCCGCTGCTATTCCCCGATGTGACCTACAGCTTCTACCCGGTTTATTGCGGACTTTACGGTATTGCCTACGAAACTATCGCGCTGGACGAACAGTTCCGCATCGACGTAGCCGATTACGCGCGCCCGAACGGCGGCATCATCTTCCCCAACCCGAACGCGCCGACCGGCTGCCTGTTACCGCTAGACGCCATTGAGCGGCTGCTGCAGGTCAACTGCGATTCCGTGGTGCTGGTGGACGAGGCCTATGTGGACTTCGGCGGCCAATCGGCCATCGCGCTGATCGATCGCTATCCGAATTTGCTGGTGACCCAGACGCTGTCCAAGTCGCGTTCGCTGGCAGGTTTGCGCGTCGGCCTCGCGGTCGGCCATCCGGAGTTGATCGAGGCGCTGGAGCGGATCAAGAACAGCTTCAACTCCTACCCGCTGGATCGCATCGCCATTGCCGGTGCCGCCGCGGCATTCGAGGATCGTGCGTATTTCGAGCAGACCTGCCAGCAGGTAATCGCCAGTCGCGAACAGGTCGTTGCGGCGATGACGGCACTGGGCTTCGAGGTGCTGCCGTCATCCGCCAACTTCATCTTCGCTCGTCATCCCCAGCACGATGCCGGCGGGCTCGCCGCCGGATTGCGCGAGCAGGGCGTGATCGTGCGTCACTTTCGCCAGCCGCGCATCGAGCAGTTCCTGCGCATCACCATTGGCACGCCGGAGCAGAACCAGGCGCTGCTGGCGGCATTGGGCGGGCTCTGCCGGCGGGCATAA
- a CDS encoding ATP-binding cassette domain-containing protein, protein MSACNDFAVELKGVTFMRGERSIFDNIDIAIPRGKVTAIMGPSGCGKTTLLRLIAAQLMPHRGEIWVAGNNLPSLSRSELFDMRKQMGVLFQSGALFTDLDVFENVAFPLRVHTRLPEEMIRDIVLMKLQAVGLRGAVELMPDELSGGMKRRVALARAIALDPQILMYDEPFAGQDPIAMGVLVRLIRLLNDALGITSIVVSHDLAETASIADYIYVVGDGQVLGQGVPAELMESNNPRIRQFMTGSADGPVPFHFPAPAYADDLLGGADA, encoded by the coding sequence ATGAGCGCCTGCAATGACTTCGCCGTCGAGCTGAAGGGAGTGACCTTCATGCGTGGTGAGCGAAGTATCTTCGACAACATCGATATTGCCATTCCTCGCGGCAAGGTCACTGCGATCATGGGGCCGTCCGGCTGCGGCAAGACGACCCTGCTGCGCCTGATAGCCGCCCAGCTGATGCCGCATCGTGGCGAGATCTGGGTGGCCGGCAACAACCTGCCGAGTCTTTCGCGTAGCGAACTGTTCGACATGCGCAAGCAGATGGGCGTGCTGTTCCAGAGCGGTGCGTTGTTCACCGATCTCGATGTGTTCGAGAACGTCGCGTTCCCGCTGCGGGTGCACACCCGGCTGCCGGAGGAGATGATCCGCGATATCGTGCTGATGAAGTTGCAGGCGGTTGGCCTGCGCGGCGCCGTCGAGCTGATGCCCGACGAGCTCTCCGGCGGGATGAAGCGTCGCGTGGCGCTGGCGCGGGCTATCGCGCTGGATCCGCAGATTCTCATGTACGACGAGCCGTTCGCCGGTCAGGATCCGATCGCGATGGGCGTTCTGGTGCGGTTGATCCGACTGCTCAACGATGCCCTCGGAATCACCAGTATCGTCGTGTCCCACGATCTCGCGGAGACCGCATCGATCGCCGACTACATCTATGTGGTCGGCGACGGTCAGGTGCTTGGCCAGGGCGTGCCGGCAGAGTTGATGGAGTCTAACAATCCGCGCATCCGGCAGTTTATGACTGGGTCGGCCGACGGCCCGGTTCCGTTTCATTTTCCTGCGCCGGCCTATGCTGACGATCTGTTGGGAGGCGCCGATGCGTAA
- a CDS encoding BolA family protein: MQALEVKNFLEAKLPGAVVEVEGEGCNFQLNVISDDLATLGPVKRQQQIYAHLNPWIADGSIHAVTMKFFSRADWAARA, encoded by the coding sequence ATGCAGGCCCTAGAAGTGAAGAATTTTCTGGAAGCGAAGCTTCCCGGAGCTGTGGTGGAAGTGGAAGGCGAAGGCTGCAACTTCCAGCTCAATGTGATCAGCGACGATCTGGCCACCCTGGGGCCGGTCAAGCGGCAGCAGCAGATCTACGCGCATCTCAATCCGTGGATCGCCGATGGCAGCATTCATGCCGTCACCATGAAATTCTTCAGTCGTGCCGACTGGGCCGCGCGCGCCTGA
- the mlaD gene encoding outer membrane lipid asymmetry maintenance protein MlaD: MRIRSLEMGVGLFLLAGLLALLLLSLRVSGLSVGNADTYKVYAFFDNIAGLTVRSKVTMAGVTIGKVTAIDLDRDSFTGRVTMEIQQDVDMLPVDSTASILTAGLLGEKYIGISVGGDEEALGDGDTISDTQSSLVLEDLIGKFLLNSVNKE; the protein is encoded by the coding sequence ATGCGTATCCGCTCACTGGAAATGGGTGTCGGCCTGTTTCTGCTTGCCGGTCTGCTGGCGCTGTTGCTGTTGTCGCTGCGGGTCAGCGGGTTGAGTGTCGGTAATGCCGATACCTACAAGGTGTATGCCTTTTTCGACAATATTGCCGGTTTGACGGTCAGATCCAAGGTGACCATGGCCGGCGTGACCATTGGCAAGGTCACTGCCATCGATTTGGATCGCGATAGCTTCACTGGTCGCGTGACGATGGAAATACAGCAGGATGTCGACATGCTGCCGGTCGATTCCACCGCCTCGATCCTTACCGCCGGGCTGCTCGGCGAGAAGTACATCGGCATCAGTGTTGGCGGTGACGAGGAAGCGCTTGGTGATGGCGACACGATCAGCGACACCCAGTCTTCGCTTGTGCTCGAAGACCTGATCGGCAAGTTCCTGCTCAACTCGGTTAACAAGGAATAA
- the hisG gene encoding ATP phosphoribosyltransferase has product MLTIALSKGRILDDTLPLLAAAGIVPTENPDKSRKLIIPTTQDDVRLLIVRATDVPTYVEHGAADLGVAGKDVLMEYGGQGLYEPLDLRIANCKLMTAGKVGAPEPKGRLRVATKFVNVAKRYYAEQGRQVDIIKLYGSMELAPLVGLADKIIDVVDTGNTLRANGLEPQELIATISSRLVVNKASMKMQHGRIQALIDSLRAAVERHSH; this is encoded by the coding sequence ATGCTCACCATCGCCCTATCCAAAGGCCGCATTCTCGACGATACCCTGCCGCTGCTCGCGGCCGCGGGCATCGTGCCCACCGAGAACCCGGACAAGAGCCGCAAGCTGATCATTCCGACCACGCAAGATGATGTGCGCCTGCTGATCGTGCGTGCCACCGACGTGCCGACCTATGTCGAACACGGCGCAGCGGACCTCGGCGTTGCCGGCAAGGACGTGCTCATGGAGTACGGCGGCCAGGGGTTGTACGAGCCGCTCGACTTGAGGATCGCCAACTGCAAGCTGATGACCGCCGGCAAGGTCGGTGCGCCGGAGCCCAAGGGACGGCTGCGGGTGGCGACCAAGTTCGTTAACGTCGCCAAGCGTTACTACGCCGAGCAAGGTCGCCAGGTCGACATCATCAAACTCTACGGCTCGATGGAACTCGCACCGCTGGTAGGGCTGGCCGACAAGATCATCGACGTGGTCGATACCGGCAACACCCTGCGTGCCAACGGTCTGGAGCCGCAGGAGCTGATCGCCACAATCAGCTCGCGGCTAGTGGTCAACAAGGCGTCGATGAAGATGCAGCATGGGCGCATCCAGGCGCTGATCGACTCGCTACGCGCTGCCGTCGAGCGACATTCGCACTGA
- a CDS encoding STAS domain-containing protein has translation MNDGRIESLPGGALRLLGVLDLRTGPVLREQGRELIRAEMGAALVLDCSAVEKSSSVGLSLLLAFMRDARAAQRQVRITGMPADMLEIARVSGLLDILPLDAVSAGGDT, from the coding sequence ATGAATGACGGACGCATCGAAAGCCTGCCCGGCGGAGCATTGCGTCTGCTGGGTGTGCTTGATCTGCGTACCGGTCCGGTTCTGCGTGAGCAGGGTCGGGAGCTGATTCGTGCAGAGATGGGCGCGGCGCTGGTGCTCGACTGTTCGGCGGTGGAGAAGTCCAGCAGCGTCGGCCTGTCGCTGTTGCTGGCCTTCATGCGCGACGCCCGGGCGGCACAGCGTCAGGTGCGCATCACCGGGATGCCGGCCGACATGCTGGAAATCGCCCGGGTCTCCGGGCTGCTGGACATCCTGCCGCTGGATGCGGTATCTGCGGGGGGCGACACATGA
- the algW gene encoding Do family serine endopeptidase AlgW, whose translation MLNALRFIGWPLLVGILVALLLIQRYPQLVGGAAESYTLERAPQPIATTPGPNSYAAAVSGAAPAVANLYTTKVVEKPQQQPLAKDPVFQRFFSDSLPRQRRMESSLGSAVIMSPEGYLLTNNHVTANSEQIVVALRDGRETLARVIGSDPETDLAVLKIDLAELPVIKVGHSDSIRVGDVALAIGNPFGVGQTVTMGIISATGRNQLGLNTYEDFIQTDAAINRGNSGGALVDANGSLIGINTAIISESGGSQGIGFAIPVKLALEVMTSIIQHGQVIRGWLGVEVQSLTQELAESFGQEGRPGIVVAGVYRDGPAERAGLQPGDLILSIDGEQASDGRSSMNQVARTRPGDKIDIDILRNGKPLTLTAEVGMRPPVAATTQKPTKPE comes from the coding sequence ATGCTCAATGCCCTGCGTTTCATTGGCTGGCCGCTGCTGGTAGGTATTCTCGTCGCGCTGCTGCTCATTCAACGCTACCCACAACTGGTCGGCGGTGCCGCTGAGAGCTACACCCTGGAGCGCGCACCGCAACCCATCGCGACGACTCCCGGACCGAATTCCTATGCAGCGGCCGTCAGCGGAGCCGCACCGGCGGTGGCCAACCTGTACACCACCAAGGTGGTCGAGAAGCCCCAACAGCAGCCGCTGGCGAAGGACCCGGTGTTCCAGCGTTTCTTCAGCGACAGCCTGCCGCGTCAGCGTCGTATGGAATCGAGCCTCGGTTCGGCGGTGATCATGAGCCCGGAAGGCTACCTGCTGACCAACAACCACGTCACCGCCAACTCGGAGCAGATCGTGGTGGCGTTGCGCGACGGTCGGGAAACCCTGGCCCGGGTTATCGGCAGCGACCCGGAAACCGACCTGGCGGTGCTCAAGATCGACCTGGCCGAACTACCCGTGATCAAGGTCGGGCACTCCGACAGCATCCGTGTCGGCGACGTCGCCCTTGCCATCGGCAACCCGTTCGGCGTTGGCCAGACAGTGACGATGGGCATCATCAGCGCCACCGGACGCAACCAGTTGGGCCTCAATACCTACGAAGATTTCATCCAGACCGACGCCGCGATCAACCGCGGCAACTCGGGTGGCGCGCTGGTGGACGCCAACGGCAGCCTCATCGGCATCAACACGGCAATCATTTCCGAGTCCGGCGGCTCACAAGGCATCGGCTTCGCGATCCCGGTGAAGCTGGCGCTGGAGGTAATGACGTCGATCATCCAGCACGGCCAGGTCATCCGCGGCTGGCTGGGCGTCGAGGTGCAGTCGCTGACGCAGGAACTGGCCGAGTCGTTCGGACAGGAAGGCCGCCCGGGCATCGTCGTCGCCGGCGTCTATCGCGATGGGCCGGCGGAGCGCGCCGGACTGCAGCCCGGCGACCTGATCCTGAGCATCGACGGTGAACAGGCCAGCGACGGGCGCAGCTCGATGAATCAGGTTGCGCGCACCCGCCCTGGTGACAAGATCGACATCGACATCCTGCGCAATGGCAAGCCGCTGACCTTAACCGCGGAAGTCGGCATGCGGCCGCCGGTCGCGGCCACTACGCAGAAGCCCACCAAACCCGAGTAG